A region from the Halosolutus gelatinilyticus genome encodes:
- a CDS encoding class I SAM-dependent DNA methyltransferase encodes MASEDEPVAKAAYDELADTYADEVRTNPYNADLEFPATSSLVPDVDGKRVLDAGCGTGAYTEWLLDRGADVVGVDVSEAMLAHARERVGDRATFHRADLAAPLEFAETDAFDGVVSALALGYVEEWRESFSEFARILEPGGFFVFSTGHPFDQFPFGGDDGRANYFDVELAEKNWEVDVPYYRRPVSAVVNPLLESGFRLERLLEPRPTERFEETWPERYEKESRYPVFLCVRSRLS; translated from the coding sequence ATGGCCTCCGAGGACGAGCCGGTGGCGAAAGCCGCCTACGACGAACTGGCGGATACGTACGCGGACGAGGTTCGGACGAACCCGTACAACGCCGACCTGGAGTTCCCGGCGACGTCCTCGCTCGTGCCGGACGTGGACGGAAAGCGGGTCCTCGATGCGGGTTGTGGAACCGGCGCGTACACAGAGTGGCTCCTCGATCGGGGCGCCGACGTCGTGGGGGTCGACGTGAGCGAAGCGATGCTCGCACACGCTCGAGAGCGAGTCGGCGACCGCGCGACGTTCCATCGAGCTGACCTCGCAGCGCCGCTCGAGTTCGCCGAGACCGACGCGTTCGACGGGGTCGTCAGCGCGCTCGCGCTCGGATACGTAGAAGAGTGGCGCGAATCATTTTCGGAGTTCGCCCGGATCCTCGAGCCCGGCGGGTTCTTCGTGTTCTCGACCGGCCATCCGTTCGATCAGTTTCCGTTCGGCGGGGACGACGGCCGCGCGAACTACTTCGACGTCGAACTGGCAGAGAAGAACTGGGAGGTCGACGTCCCGTACTATCGCCGTCCCGTCTCGGCGGTCGTCAATCCGCTCCTGGAATCGGGTTTTCGACTGGAGAGACTCCTCGAACCCCGGCCGACGGAACGATTCGAAGAGACGTGGCCGGAGCGATACGAGAAGGAGTCTCGGTATCCGGTGTTCCTCTGCGTGCGGTCGAGACTATCGTGA
- the pdhA gene encoding pyruvate dehydrogenase (acetyl-transferring) E1 component subunit alpha translates to MSGDVLARDVLDRAPDDRVQVLDPNGKVVDPALEPDLDPETLRSMYRDMRFCRRFDERMISLQRQGRLGTYASLAGQEGSQIGSTYALADDDALSYQYREHGALVARGLPWEYITYWMGHEDGNAALSEIDVFPLNISIGGHLPHAVGWSWAAKLRGDERVTVVHFGDGSTSEGDFHEAMNFAGVYDTPTIFFCNNNQWAISVPRERQTASATIAQKADAYGFEGVQVDGMDPLATYVVTEAAREKALGGGDRRPTLVEAVQYRFGAHTTADDPAVYRDEADIERWRERDPIDRFEAYLRDRGALGDGRIAAIEDEIEETVAALVDRAEDVQADPREMFEYAYAEPTPRLEEQRDYLDALRDRHGDDELLDYE, encoded by the coding sequence ATGTCAGGAGACGTGCTCGCGCGGGACGTGCTCGATCGAGCGCCCGACGATCGAGTGCAGGTGCTCGACCCGAACGGGAAGGTCGTCGACCCGGCTCTCGAACCCGATCTCGACCCGGAGACGCTGCGATCGATGTATCGCGACATGCGGTTTTGTCGGCGGTTCGACGAGCGGATGATCAGCCTCCAGCGACAGGGGCGGCTGGGGACGTACGCGTCGCTGGCCGGGCAGGAGGGATCGCAGATCGGGTCGACGTACGCCCTGGCCGACGACGACGCGCTCTCTTACCAGTACCGCGAGCACGGCGCGCTCGTCGCCCGCGGCCTCCCGTGGGAGTATATTACCTACTGGATGGGCCACGAGGACGGGAACGCGGCGCTTTCGGAGATCGACGTCTTCCCGCTCAACATCTCGATCGGGGGGCACCTCCCGCACGCCGTCGGCTGGTCGTGGGCGGCGAAGCTACGGGGCGACGAGCGGGTCACCGTCGTCCACTTCGGCGACGGGTCGACCTCCGAGGGGGATTTCCACGAGGCGATGAACTTCGCGGGCGTGTACGACACGCCGACGATCTTTTTCTGTAACAACAACCAGTGGGCCATCTCCGTGCCCCGAGAGCGACAGACCGCGAGCGCGACGATCGCCCAGAAGGCCGACGCCTACGGCTTCGAGGGCGTCCAAGTCGACGGGATGGACCCGCTGGCGACCTACGTCGTGACCGAGGCCGCGCGGGAGAAGGCCCTCGGCGGGGGCGATCGGCGTCCGACGCTCGTGGAAGCGGTCCAGTACCGCTTCGGCGCCCACACGACGGCCGACGATCCGGCCGTTTACCGCGACGAAGCGGACATCGAGCGCTGGCGCGAGCGCGACCCGATCGATCGGTTCGAGGCCTACCTCCGCGATCGGGGCGCCCTCGGCGACGGTCGGATCGCCGCGATCGAGGACGAGATCGAAGAGACCGTCGCGGCGCTCGTCGATCGAGCCGAGGACGTCCAGGCCGACCCCCGCGAGATGTTCGAGTACGCGTACGCGGAGCCGACGCCGCGACTCGAAGAACAGCGAGACTACCTCGACGCGCTGCGGGATCGACACGGCGACGACGAGTTGCTCGACTACGAGTGA
- a CDS encoding gamma carbonic anhydrase family protein, protein MVDSRTYEFEGTGPTIDEEAHVSREATLVGDVTVEADASVWPGVVLRGDIGPVRIGRQAHVGDNATIHASTVDEEVMVGHGAVLNEATVERRALVGFNTTVNTDATIGRGSIVAAGTVIPDDYDIPPESFVRGVPARITPLDETGIDADAVFEESSSGEYTNLAQRHANLFE, encoded by the coding sequence ATGGTTGACAGTCGAACCTACGAGTTCGAGGGGACTGGCCCGACGATCGACGAGGAGGCTCACGTGAGCCGCGAGGCGACGCTCGTCGGGGACGTGACGGTCGAGGCGGACGCGAGCGTCTGGCCGGGAGTCGTCCTGCGGGGCGACATCGGCCCCGTTCGGATCGGTCGACAGGCCCACGTCGGCGACAACGCGACGATCCACGCCTCGACGGTCGACGAGGAGGTCATGGTGGGCCACGGAGCCGTCCTCAACGAGGCCACCGTCGAACGGCGCGCGCTTGTCGGGTTCAACACGACAGTCAATACCGACGCGACTATCGGCCGCGGGAGCATCGTCGCAGCGGGGACGGTGATCCCCGACGACTACGATATCCCGCCGGAGTCGTTCGTCCGCGGCGTTCCCGCGCGGATCACGCCGCTCGACGAGACCGGGATCGATGCCGACGCCGTCTTCGAAGAGTCCTCCTCGGGCGAGTACACGAACCTCGCACAGCGGCACGCAAACCTGTTCGAGTGA
- a CDS encoding metallophosphoesterase family protein, whose product MLVLGDAHASDPDRRETLRSYYRALDPDRVLQVGDLECYDLPAPTWFVAGNNEDFDVIEALRAGDDPPETRNVHLLASTAATVGGLRVAGLSGNFAPTKYDLPRTELSGDRRRHFTRKDVDRAADLSDVDVFLAHEAPTGLLSYGYDPGCQHVNDLLEAVSPDLCLVGHHHKHREETIADTRVVSLDPAWERYYTLDPGTLELTGHDQEAIE is encoded by the coding sequence ATGCTCGTTCTCGGCGACGCCCACGCCTCCGATCCCGATCGCCGCGAGACGCTGCGCTCGTACTACCGGGCGCTCGACCCCGATCGCGTCCTCCAGGTCGGCGACCTCGAGTGTTACGACCTCCCCGCGCCCACGTGGTTCGTCGCGGGCAACAACGAGGACTTCGACGTGATCGAGGCGCTGCGAGCGGGCGACGACCCCCCGGAGACGCGAAACGTCCACCTGCTCGCGAGCACGGCGGCGACCGTCGGCGGCCTCCGGGTCGCCGGCCTCTCGGGCAACTTCGCGCCGACGAAGTACGACCTGCCGCGGACGGAACTGTCGGGCGATCGGCGCCGCCACTTCACTCGCAAGGACGTCGATCGCGCGGCCGACCTGTCCGACGTCGACGTCTTCCTCGCACACGAGGCGCCGACGGGCCTCCTCTCCTACGGATACGATCCCGGCTGTCAGCACGTGAACGACCTCCTCGAAGCCGTCTCCCCCGACCTCTGTCTGGTCGGCCACCACCACAAACACCGCGAGGAGACGATCGCCGACACGCGCGTCGTGAGCCTCGATCCGGCCTGGGAACGGTACTACACGCTCGATCCGGGAACGCTCGAGCTGACGGGACACGATCAGGAGGCGATCGAGTGA
- a CDS encoding dienelactone hydrolase family protein, with the protein MAIDETQTVTEIAVDDVTLEGELVVPADAGGLVVFAHGSGSSRHSPRNNFVAETLRKRGLGTLLFDLLTEDEDRHRENRFDIPLLTDRLVAATAWARDRNDLSADLPIGYFGASTGAAAALRGAARSETDVDAVVSRGGRVDMAEDAIGDVTAATLFIVGGEDDSVLELNREVYDALSCEKDLRVIEGAGHLFQGEGELEAVADHAADWFATHLRNRG; encoded by the coding sequence ATGGCGATCGACGAAACCCAGACCGTGACCGAGATCGCCGTCGACGACGTGACGCTCGAGGGCGAACTCGTCGTGCCTGCCGACGCCGGCGGGCTGGTCGTCTTCGCCCACGGCAGCGGCAGCAGTCGGCACAGCCCGCGGAACAACTTCGTCGCGGAGACGCTCCGAAAGCGCGGCCTCGGGACCCTGCTGTTCGATCTGCTCACCGAAGACGAGGACCGACACCGGGAGAACCGGTTCGACATCCCCCTGTTGACGGATCGTCTCGTCGCGGCGACGGCGTGGGCGCGGGATCGAAACGACCTCAGCGCGGACCTTCCGATCGGCTACTTCGGCGCGAGTACGGGCGCCGCGGCGGCGCTTCGCGGTGCGGCCCGATCGGAGACCGACGTCGACGCGGTCGTGTCGCGCGGCGGCCGGGTCGACATGGCCGAGGACGCGATCGGCGACGTGACGGCGGCGACGCTGTTCATCGTCGGCGGAGAAGACGACTCCGTGCTCGAACTCAATCGGGAGGTGTACGACGCCCTCTCGTGCGAGAAGGATCTCCGCGTGATCGAGGGCGCCGGACACCTCTTCCAAGGCGAAGGCGAACTCGAAGCCGTCGCCGACCACGCCGCGGACTGGTTCGCGACGCATCTCCGGAACCGGGGGTGA
- a CDS encoding alpha/beta fold hydrolase, with product MSPNRSADGPIGVDVAGPADAQSIVFVHGAMFTRTMWLPQQRALSDEFHVVAFDLPGHGVFGEETFRMEPAIERVQRVIDAETDGSAVLVGLSLGGYVATEYAHRFPSDVDGLVLSGSSANPVRGMELLTRATGATARLLTKPDVGKRAVERLATRWVRNRDLPPDVERAIIESGFYPKQFGDAGPEVAGRNFREALSTYPGPTLILNGENDKLMRRGEREHAAAARDGRVEVLADVGHICNLHRPETYTDRVRRFVRRRVPQKQ from the coding sequence ATGTCACCGAATCGAAGCGCCGACGGCCCGATCGGCGTCGACGTCGCCGGGCCCGCCGACGCACAGTCGATCGTCTTCGTCCACGGTGCGATGTTCACGCGGACGATGTGGCTACCCCAGCAGCGGGCGCTTTCGGACGAGTTTCATGTCGTGGCGTTCGACCTCCCCGGCCACGGCGTCTTCGGCGAGGAGACGTTCCGGATGGAGCCGGCGATCGAACGGGTACAGCGGGTGATCGACGCGGAGACGGACGGCAGCGCCGTGCTCGTCGGGCTCTCGCTCGGCGGGTACGTCGCCACGGAGTACGCCCACCGCTTCCCGAGCGACGTCGACGGGCTGGTGCTGTCCGGCAGCAGCGCGAACCCGGTCCGCGGGATGGAACTGCTCACGCGGGCGACCGGCGCAACGGCTCGCCTCCTCACGAAACCCGACGTCGGCAAACGCGCGGTCGAACGCCTCGCGACGCGGTGGGTGCGAAACCGCGACCTCCCGCCGGACGTCGAGCGAGCGATCATCGAGTCCGGATTCTACCCCAAGCAGTTCGGCGATGCGGGACCCGAGGTCGCCGGGCGGAATTTCCGAGAGGCGCTCTCGACGTATCCCGGGCCGACGCTGATCCTGAACGGCGAGAACGACAAGCTCATGCGCCGGGGCGAGCGGGAGCACGCGGCGGCCGCCCGGGACGGTCGCGTCGAAGTGCTGGCGGACGTCGGGCATATCTGCAACCTCCACCGGCCGGAGACGTACACGGATCGCGTCCGGCGGTTCGTCCGTCGTCGCGTTCCACAGAAGCAGTGA
- a CDS encoding aminoglycoside N(3)-acetyltransferase, protein MSDTLPDDRSPEPITVESMTSDLRDLGIRSGQTVLVHGSLSALGWVCGGAPAVVIALQRVVGEDGTIVMPTHSPGNMDPADMGNPPVPDSWYETVREQMPPYRPDVTPTQGMGAIAECFRSCPGVRRSDHPQLSFAAWGADADFVIEDHTYDHSLGEESPLARVYDLDGDVLFLGTSHATNTSLHLAEYRTDADIATKTNGGAVLVDGKRKWAHWKDLDIDDEDFPECGAAFEREHLDAFETGRIGVADAKRLAQRPLVDFAVEWFDSNRR, encoded by the coding sequence ATGAGCGATACCCTTCCCGATGATCGATCGCCGGAGCCGATTACGGTCGAGTCGATGACGAGCGATCTACGCGACCTCGGTATCAGGTCCGGCCAGACGGTGCTCGTCCACGGATCGCTCTCCGCTCTGGGTTGGGTCTGTGGCGGGGCACCCGCCGTCGTAATCGCGCTCCAGCGCGTCGTCGGCGAAGACGGTACCATCGTGATGCCGACGCACTCACCCGGAAACATGGACCCGGCCGACATGGGAAATCCGCCGGTTCCCGACTCGTGGTACGAAACCGTCCGCGAACAGATGCCACCCTACCGGCCGGACGTGACACCGACGCAGGGGATGGGTGCGATCGCCGAGTGCTTTCGCTCCTGTCCGGGCGTCCGTCGGAGCGACCACCCTCAACTGTCGTTCGCCGCGTGGGGCGCCGATGCCGATTTTGTCATCGAGGACCACACGTACGACCATTCGCTCGGCGAGGAGTCGCCGCTGGCCCGGGTCTACGACCTCGACGGCGACGTGCTGTTTCTCGGGACGTCGCACGCGACGAACACCTCGCTCCATCTCGCTGAGTACCGCACTGACGCCGATATCGCCACGAAGACCAACGGCGGCGCGGTGCTCGTCGACGGAAAGCGCAAGTGGGCTCACTGGAAGGATCTTGATATCGACGACGAAGACTTTCCGGAGTGCGGTGCGGCGTTCGAGCGCGAACACCTCGACGCTTTCGAGACCGGTCGCATCGGCGTCGCCGACGCGAAACGGCTCGCCCAGAGACCGCTCGTCGATTTCGCGGTGGAGTGGTTCGATTCGAACCGCCGATAA
- a CDS encoding class I SAM-dependent methyltransferase — MTTEHRSRGELSGEPALPPDRETTLAEAVADRLPNGRALDIATGDGRVAIELADRGWTVDAVDISRAKLDRARERAAGRSASVEWILADVDGYCFPESAYDVVSIRFFDARDRLPDVKGALAPGGALVYEHHLQPSDERDPRNPYRFESNELLEACAELSVRYYAEDPDRARVWLVASNESASEREG, encoded by the coding sequence ATGACCACGGAGCACCGATCCCGAGGAGAGTTGTCGGGCGAGCCGGCGCTTCCGCCGGACCGGGAGACCACGCTCGCGGAAGCGGTGGCCGATCGGCTGCCGAACGGCCGCGCGCTCGACATCGCGACGGGCGACGGGCGCGTCGCGATCGAACTCGCCGATCGCGGCTGGACGGTCGACGCCGTCGACATCTCCCGGGCGAAACTGGATCGCGCCCGCGAGCGGGCCGCCGGACGATCGGCGAGCGTCGAGTGGATCCTCGCCGACGTCGACGGCTACTGCTTTCCCGAATCCGCCTACGACGTCGTCTCGATCCGGTTTTTCGACGCGCGCGATCGGCTTCCGGACGTAAAAGGAGCCCTCGCGCCGGGCGGCGCGCTCGTCTACGAACACCACCTCCAGCCGTCCGACGAACGCGATCCGCGAAACCCGTATCGGTTCGAATCGAACGAACTGCTGGAGGCCTGTGCGGAACTCTCGGTGCGGTACTACGCGGAAGACCCGGACCGGGCGCGCGTCTGGCTCGTCGCCAGCAACGAGTCCGCCTCCGAGCGGGAGGGCTAA